From Choloepus didactylus isolate mChoDid1 chromosome 25 unlocalized genomic scaffold, mChoDid1.pri SUPER_25_unloc1, whole genome shotgun sequence, a single genomic window includes:
- the TJP3 gene encoding tight junction protein ZO-3 isoform X1, translating to MAVRFQVADMEELTIWEQHTATLSKDPRRGFGIAISGGRDRPGGSVVVSDVVPGGPAEGRLQTGDHIVMVNGVSVENVTSSFAIQILKTCTKLANVTVKRPRKIQLPATKASPPGRGRQDSDDDEDPQPLEEADHGRGYEGDSSSGSGRSWGEPSRRPRAGRRSRAGSHGRRSLGGGSEANGLALVSGFKRLPQQDVQMRPVKSVLVRRTESEEFGVKLGSQIFIKHITDSSLAAQNRGLQEGDLILQINGVSSKNLSLSDTRRLIEKSKGRLTLLVLRDRGQFLVNIPPAVSDSDSSLLEDISDLGSELSQAPPSHIPPPPQQGHQSPDGSQTDSPDERPQLWQERSVDLTTLSEPDSPGRGSYDVHRVPSRQSLGDRGYSPDTRVVCFPKGASIGLRLAGGNDVGIFVSGVQAGSPADGQGIQEGDEILQVNDVPFRNLTREEAVQFLLGLPPGEDVELVTQRKQDIFRKMVQSHVGDSFYIRTHFELEPSPPSGLGFTRGDVFHVLDTLYQGPGLSPARRGHWLVARVGRDFREQERGIIPNQSRAEQLASLEAAQRAVGAGPSSSASSRARAEFWRLRGLRRGAKKSSHRSREDLSTLTSQGHYPPYERVVLREASFKRPVVILGPVADIAMQKLTADMPDQFEIAESVTRTEGPSKIIKLDTVRVIAEKNKHALLDVTPSAVERLNYVQYYPIVVFCTPESRAALKALRQWLAPASRRSSRRLYAQAQKLRKHSDHLFTATIPLHGTSDAWYQELKSVIQEQQLQPIWTAEDQLDNSSEDNLDLPLRDLADSSADLSCDSRANSDYETDGEGYTDGEGGPHTDVEEGPPAPALARSSEPALADEPQSLGDYGRSSTPRRAQVDSRHPQGQWRQDSMRTYEREALRKKFTRARDMESSDEDGYDWGPATDL from the exons GTGGCGGACATGGAGGAGCTGACCATCTGGGAACAGCACACGGCCACACTGAGCAAG GACCCCCGCCGGGGCTTCGGGATCGCCATCTCCGGAGGCCGAGACCGGCCTGGTGGGTCTGTGGTGGTGTCTGATGTCGTGCCTGGGGGGCCGGCGGAGGGCAGGCTACA GACAGGGGATCACATTGTCATGGTGAACGGGGTCTCCGTGgaaaatgtcacctcctccttCGCCATCCAGATCCTCAAGACTTGCACCAAGTTGGCGAACGTT ACGGTGAAGCGGCCCCGGAAGATCCAGCTGCCCGCCACCAAGGCCAGCCCCCCGGGCCGGGGACGCCAGGACTCGGATGATGACGAAGACCCCCAGCCGCTTGAGGAGGCTGACCACGGCCGGGGCTATGAGGGTGACTCGTCCAGCGGCTCCGGCCGCTCCTGGGGTGAGCCCTCCCGCCGGCCGCGGGCTGGCCGCAGGAGCCGGGCAGGCAGCCACGGGCGCAGGAGCCTGGGTGGCGGCTCTGAGGCCAACGGGCTGGCCCTGGTGTCCGGCTTCAAGCGGCTGCCACAGCAAGACGTACAGATGCGGCCGGTGAAGTCGGTGCTGGTGCGGCGGACGGAGAGCGAAG AGTTCGGGGTGAAACTGGGCAGTCAGATCTTCATCAAGCACATCACAGATTCGAGCCTAGCTGCCCAGAATCGCGGACTGCAGGAGGGAGACCTCATCTTACAG ATCAACGGGGTGTCCAGCAAGAATCTGTCACTGAGCGACACGCGACGGCTGATTGAGAAGTCGAAAGGGAGGCTGACCCTGCTGGTACTCAGGGATCGGGGGCAGTTTTTGGTGAACATCCCGCCGGCGGTCAGCGACAGTGACAGCTCCCTGCTGGAGG ACATCTCAGACCTCGGCTCAGAATTGTCGCAGGCACCGCCCTCCCACATCCCGCCACCGCCCCAGCAAGGACATCAAAGTCCGGATGGCAGCCAAACCGACTCCCCTGA TGAGAGGCCCCAGCTTTGGCAGGAGAGGTCAGTGGACTTGACAACTCTCTCGGAACCAG ACTCCCCCGGGAGAGGCAGCTACGATGTCCACCGGGTGCCGAGCCGTCAGAGCCTGGGGGACCGTGG GTACAGCCCGGACACACGGGTGGTTTGTTTCCCCAAGGGCGCCAGCATCGGGCTGCGGCTGGCGGGGGGCAACGACGTGGGCATCTTCGTGTCGGGGGTGCAGGCGGGCAGCCCGGCGGATGGACAGGGCATCCAGGAGGGAGACGAGATCCTGCAG GTGAATGACGTGCCCTTCCGGAACCTGACGCGGGAGGAGGCTGTGCAGTTTCTGCTGGGGCTGCCGCCAGGGGAGGACGTGGAGCTAGTGACACAGCGGAAGCAGGACA TCTTCCGGAAGATGGTGCAGTCCCACGTGGGCGACTCCTTCTACATCCGCACACACTTCGAGCTGGAGCCCAGCCCCCCGTCCGGCCTGGGCTTCACCCGCGGTGACGTCTTCCACGTGCTGGACACGCTGTACCAGGGCCCGGGGCTGAGCCCTGCCCGCCGGGGCCACTGGCTGGTGGCACGCGTCGGCCGCGACTTCCGGGAGCAGGAGCGGGGGATCATCCCCAACCAGAGCAG GGCCGAGCAGCTGGCAAGCCTGGAGGCCGCCCAGCGGGCCGTGGGGGCCGGACCCAGCTCCTCCGCCAGCTCCCGCGCACGGGCCGAGTTCTGGCGGCTCCGGGGCCTTCGTCGGGGAGCCAAGAAGTCCAGCCACCGGAGCCGCGAGGACCTGTCCACGCTGACCAGTCAGGGTCACTACCCACCCTACGAGCGGGTGGTCCTGAGAGAAG CCAGTTTCAAGCGCCCGGTGGTGATCCTGGGACCTGTGGCCGACATCGCTATGCAGAAGCTTACTGCCGACATGCCTGACCAGTTTGAGATCGCAG AGAGCGTGACAAGGACCGAAGGCCCCTCCAAGATTATCAAACTGGACACCGTGCGGGTGATTGCCGAGAAG AACAAGCATGCGCTTCTGGACGTGACCCCCTCGGCAGTCGAGCGCCTCAACTACGTGCAGTACTACCCCATCGTGGTCTTCTGCACCCCCGAGAGCCGGGCGGCCCTCAAGGCCCTGCGCCAGTGGCTGGCGCCTGCCTCCCGCCGCAGCTCCCGCCGCCTCTACGCGCAGGCCCAGAAGCTGCGGAAGCACAGCGACCACCTCTTCACAG CCACCATCCCTCTCCACGGCACGAGCGACGCCTGGTATCAGGAACTCAAGTCTGTCATTCAAGAGCAGCAGCTGCAGCCCATCTGGACAGCTGAGGACCAG CTGGACAATTCCTCGGAAGACAACCTGGACCTCCCGCTCCGAGACCTGGCCGACAGCTCCGCCGACCTGAGCTGCGACAGCCGGGCCAACAGCGACTACGAGACGGACGGCGAGGGCTACACGGACGGCGAGGGCGGGCCCCACACAGACGTGGAAGAGGGGCCCCCGGCGCCAGCCCTGGCCCGGTCCTCAGAGCCCGCGCTAGCAGACgagccccagagcctgggggattATGGGAGATCCTCCACTCCCCGGAGGGCCCAG GTGGACAGCCGGCACCCCCAGGGTCAGTGGCGACAGGACAGCATGAG GACATACGAGCGGGAGGCCCTGAGGAAGAAGTTTACACGAGCCCGAGACATGGAGTCCTCTGATGAAGACGGCTACGACTGGGGCCCGGCCACTGACCTGTGA
- the TJP3 gene encoding tight junction protein ZO-3 isoform X2 yields the protein MEELTIWEQHTATLSKDPRRGFGIAISGGRDRPGGSVVVSDVVPGGPAEGRLQTGDHIVMVNGVSVENVTSSFAIQILKTCTKLANVTVKRPRKIQLPATKASPPGRGRQDSDDDEDPQPLEEADHGRGYEGDSSSGSGRSWGEPSRRPRAGRRSRAGSHGRRSLGGGSEANGLALVSGFKRLPQQDVQMRPVKSVLVRRTESEEFGVKLGSQIFIKHITDSSLAAQNRGLQEGDLILQINGVSSKNLSLSDTRRLIEKSKGRLTLLVLRDRGQFLVNIPPAVSDSDSSLLEDISDLGSELSQAPPSHIPPPPQQGHQSPDGSQTDSPDERPQLWQERSVDLTTLSEPDSPGRGSYDVHRVPSRQSLGDRGYSPDTRVVCFPKGASIGLRLAGGNDVGIFVSGVQAGSPADGQGIQEGDEILQVNDVPFRNLTREEAVQFLLGLPPGEDVELVTQRKQDIFRKMVQSHVGDSFYIRTHFELEPSPPSGLGFTRGDVFHVLDTLYQGPGLSPARRGHWLVARVGRDFREQERGIIPNQSRAEQLASLEAAQRAVGAGPSSSASSRARAEFWRLRGLRRGAKKSSHRSREDLSTLTSQGHYPPYERVVLREASFKRPVVILGPVADIAMQKLTADMPDQFEIAESVTRTEGPSKIIKLDTVRVIAEKNKHALLDVTPSAVERLNYVQYYPIVVFCTPESRAALKALRQWLAPASRRSSRRLYAQAQKLRKHSDHLFTATIPLHGTSDAWYQELKSVIQEQQLQPIWTAEDQLDNSSEDNLDLPLRDLADSSADLSCDSRANSDYETDGEGYTDGEGGPHTDVEEGPPAPALARSSEPALADEPQSLGDYGRSSTPRRAQVDSRHPQGQWRQDSMRTYEREALRKKFTRARDMESSDEDGYDWGPATDL from the exons ATGGAGGAGCTGACCATCTGGGAACAGCACACGGCCACACTGAGCAAG GACCCCCGCCGGGGCTTCGGGATCGCCATCTCCGGAGGCCGAGACCGGCCTGGTGGGTCTGTGGTGGTGTCTGATGTCGTGCCTGGGGGGCCGGCGGAGGGCAGGCTACA GACAGGGGATCACATTGTCATGGTGAACGGGGTCTCCGTGgaaaatgtcacctcctccttCGCCATCCAGATCCTCAAGACTTGCACCAAGTTGGCGAACGTT ACGGTGAAGCGGCCCCGGAAGATCCAGCTGCCCGCCACCAAGGCCAGCCCCCCGGGCCGGGGACGCCAGGACTCGGATGATGACGAAGACCCCCAGCCGCTTGAGGAGGCTGACCACGGCCGGGGCTATGAGGGTGACTCGTCCAGCGGCTCCGGCCGCTCCTGGGGTGAGCCCTCCCGCCGGCCGCGGGCTGGCCGCAGGAGCCGGGCAGGCAGCCACGGGCGCAGGAGCCTGGGTGGCGGCTCTGAGGCCAACGGGCTGGCCCTGGTGTCCGGCTTCAAGCGGCTGCCACAGCAAGACGTACAGATGCGGCCGGTGAAGTCGGTGCTGGTGCGGCGGACGGAGAGCGAAG AGTTCGGGGTGAAACTGGGCAGTCAGATCTTCATCAAGCACATCACAGATTCGAGCCTAGCTGCCCAGAATCGCGGACTGCAGGAGGGAGACCTCATCTTACAG ATCAACGGGGTGTCCAGCAAGAATCTGTCACTGAGCGACACGCGACGGCTGATTGAGAAGTCGAAAGGGAGGCTGACCCTGCTGGTACTCAGGGATCGGGGGCAGTTTTTGGTGAACATCCCGCCGGCGGTCAGCGACAGTGACAGCTCCCTGCTGGAGG ACATCTCAGACCTCGGCTCAGAATTGTCGCAGGCACCGCCCTCCCACATCCCGCCACCGCCCCAGCAAGGACATCAAAGTCCGGATGGCAGCCAAACCGACTCCCCTGA TGAGAGGCCCCAGCTTTGGCAGGAGAGGTCAGTGGACTTGACAACTCTCTCGGAACCAG ACTCCCCCGGGAGAGGCAGCTACGATGTCCACCGGGTGCCGAGCCGTCAGAGCCTGGGGGACCGTGG GTACAGCCCGGACACACGGGTGGTTTGTTTCCCCAAGGGCGCCAGCATCGGGCTGCGGCTGGCGGGGGGCAACGACGTGGGCATCTTCGTGTCGGGGGTGCAGGCGGGCAGCCCGGCGGATGGACAGGGCATCCAGGAGGGAGACGAGATCCTGCAG GTGAATGACGTGCCCTTCCGGAACCTGACGCGGGAGGAGGCTGTGCAGTTTCTGCTGGGGCTGCCGCCAGGGGAGGACGTGGAGCTAGTGACACAGCGGAAGCAGGACA TCTTCCGGAAGATGGTGCAGTCCCACGTGGGCGACTCCTTCTACATCCGCACACACTTCGAGCTGGAGCCCAGCCCCCCGTCCGGCCTGGGCTTCACCCGCGGTGACGTCTTCCACGTGCTGGACACGCTGTACCAGGGCCCGGGGCTGAGCCCTGCCCGCCGGGGCCACTGGCTGGTGGCACGCGTCGGCCGCGACTTCCGGGAGCAGGAGCGGGGGATCATCCCCAACCAGAGCAG GGCCGAGCAGCTGGCAAGCCTGGAGGCCGCCCAGCGGGCCGTGGGGGCCGGACCCAGCTCCTCCGCCAGCTCCCGCGCACGGGCCGAGTTCTGGCGGCTCCGGGGCCTTCGTCGGGGAGCCAAGAAGTCCAGCCACCGGAGCCGCGAGGACCTGTCCACGCTGACCAGTCAGGGTCACTACCCACCCTACGAGCGGGTGGTCCTGAGAGAAG CCAGTTTCAAGCGCCCGGTGGTGATCCTGGGACCTGTGGCCGACATCGCTATGCAGAAGCTTACTGCCGACATGCCTGACCAGTTTGAGATCGCAG AGAGCGTGACAAGGACCGAAGGCCCCTCCAAGATTATCAAACTGGACACCGTGCGGGTGATTGCCGAGAAG AACAAGCATGCGCTTCTGGACGTGACCCCCTCGGCAGTCGAGCGCCTCAACTACGTGCAGTACTACCCCATCGTGGTCTTCTGCACCCCCGAGAGCCGGGCGGCCCTCAAGGCCCTGCGCCAGTGGCTGGCGCCTGCCTCCCGCCGCAGCTCCCGCCGCCTCTACGCGCAGGCCCAGAAGCTGCGGAAGCACAGCGACCACCTCTTCACAG CCACCATCCCTCTCCACGGCACGAGCGACGCCTGGTATCAGGAACTCAAGTCTGTCATTCAAGAGCAGCAGCTGCAGCCCATCTGGACAGCTGAGGACCAG CTGGACAATTCCTCGGAAGACAACCTGGACCTCCCGCTCCGAGACCTGGCCGACAGCTCCGCCGACCTGAGCTGCGACAGCCGGGCCAACAGCGACTACGAGACGGACGGCGAGGGCTACACGGACGGCGAGGGCGGGCCCCACACAGACGTGGAAGAGGGGCCCCCGGCGCCAGCCCTGGCCCGGTCCTCAGAGCCCGCGCTAGCAGACgagccccagagcctgggggattATGGGAGATCCTCCACTCCCCGGAGGGCCCAG GTGGACAGCCGGCACCCCCAGGGTCAGTGGCGACAGGACAGCATGAG GACATACGAGCGGGAGGCCCTGAGGAAGAAGTTTACACGAGCCCGAGACATGGAGTCCTCTGATGAAGACGGCTACGACTGGGGCCCGGCCACTGACCTGTGA